One window from the genome of Fulvivirga lutea encodes:
- a CDS encoding endonuclease domain-containing protein — MYYLPYNKNLKQFSRYLRNNSTLSEVLLWNEIKARKIKGYQFNRQKPLNNYIVDFYCKQLNLVIEVDGSSHYHGDAPIRDAQRQTILESMGLNFLRFDDMDVKKNINSVIQIIYEFIEEYEALNSPS, encoded by the coding sequence ATGTACTACTTACCTTACAATAAAAACCTGAAGCAATTTTCACGCTATTTGAGAAACAATAGTACACTCTCTGAAGTGCTTCTTTGGAATGAAATCAAAGCTCGGAAGATCAAGGGTTATCAATTTAACAGGCAAAAGCCTCTGAACAATTACATCGTAGATTTTTATTGCAAGCAATTAAATCTCGTCATTGAAGTAGACGGTTCCTCTCATTATCATGGCGATGCACCAATTAGAGATGCACAAAGGCAGACTATACTTGAATCTATGGGACTCAACTTCTTGCGTTTTGATGATATGGATGTTAAGAAGAATATTAATTCGGTGATTCAAATTATTTATGAATTCATTGAAGAATACGAGGCGTTGAATTCCCCAAGCTGA
- the dnaG gene encoding DNA primase, with product MIAKQTIQEVQDRADIEDIVSDYVTLKRKGSGKYLWACCPFHDEKTPSFAVTPDRGIYKCFGCGKSGDSINFVMEHDGLNYVETIRHLAKKYGIEIIEDEQTDDQLAEQNEKDSLYIVLNYANEYFKKQLLETDEGKSIGLSYFKERGYDAPIIEKFQLGYSQSAWDSLLQDATKNAYNEDLLEKAGLIVRKEGDKKYDRFRGRVIFPIHNVTGKVVAFGARTLKKDDKPKYLNSPESDVYHKSKILYGLYQAKGAIRQQDNCYLVEGYTDVISLHQSDIENVVSSSGTSLTDEQIKLISRFSQNITVLFDGDAAGMKASLRGIDMILEAGMNVRVVVFPEGEDPDSYSKKLGTSEFKAFLKEHTTDFISFKTSLYAEESARDPLKKAESIKEIVSSIGKIPDGIKRAVYLKESSKLLDIDESVLVAELNKILIKDRRKDTKKREEEATGERLLDELITETEVKSIDVKDQIRIQERESIRLLVNYGLNEIEEEYKIYNYLLNELEDVEFVTPVYKEIFELFKERLDQGEVIDDQYLIANGSEAIKKEVIDLVTERREISPNWNDKYQIFIPAEHDLLETVVYTHVARLKFRVIQKLITENLAKMKVEKDSEEQDKLFIIHDRLKKSEMELAKVLGIVVSR from the coding sequence TTGATAGCAAAACAGACCATACAGGAAGTTCAGGATAGGGCAGATATTGAAGATATTGTATCTGATTACGTTACCCTTAAACGGAAGGGTAGCGGTAAATACTTGTGGGCTTGCTGTCCATTCCATGATGAGAAAACTCCTTCTTTTGCTGTAACTCCAGATAGAGGTATTTACAAGTGTTTCGGATGTGGTAAGTCAGGAGACAGCATCAACTTTGTAATGGAGCATGATGGATTGAATTATGTGGAAACCATCAGGCATCTGGCAAAAAAGTATGGTATTGAGATTATAGAAGATGAACAGACTGATGATCAGTTAGCTGAACAGAATGAAAAAGACAGTCTGTACATTGTTCTTAATTATGCCAATGAATACTTCAAAAAACAACTTCTGGAGACAGATGAAGGCAAATCCATCGGTTTAAGCTATTTTAAAGAGCGCGGCTATGATGCACCCATCATTGAAAAATTTCAGTTAGGTTATAGCCAAAGTGCCTGGGACTCACTTTTGCAGGATGCTACTAAAAACGCATACAATGAAGACTTGCTGGAAAAAGCAGGCCTGATTGTAAGGAAGGAGGGCGATAAAAAGTACGATCGTTTTAGAGGCAGAGTAATTTTTCCAATACATAATGTAACAGGTAAGGTGGTGGCTTTCGGTGCCCGAACGCTCAAGAAAGATGACAAACCTAAATACCTTAACTCTCCTGAAAGTGATGTTTATCACAAAAGCAAAATCCTTTACGGGTTGTATCAGGCAAAAGGCGCCATACGGCAGCAGGATAATTGCTATTTAGTAGAAGGCTATACGGATGTTATCTCGCTTCACCAGTCTGATATTGAGAATGTAGTAAGCTCAAGTGGCACATCACTAACGGACGAGCAGATTAAACTTATCAGCCGTTTTTCGCAGAATATAACCGTACTATTTGATGGCGATGCTGCTGGAATGAAGGCTTCGCTTCGGGGTATTGATATGATTCTTGAAGCCGGGATGAATGTGCGCGTGGTGGTTTTCCCTGAAGGAGAAGACCCGGATAGCTATTCCAAAAAACTTGGGACATCAGAATTTAAAGCCTTTTTAAAAGAGCATACTACAGATTTTATCAGCTTTAAAACAAGCTTGTATGCCGAAGAATCTGCTCGTGATCCATTAAAAAAGGCAGAATCAATCAAAGAGATCGTAAGCTCTATTGGTAAAATACCGGACGGGATCAAGCGCGCGGTTTACCTCAAAGAATCTTCGAAGCTTCTGGATATCGATGAATCAGTGCTGGTTGCTGAGTTGAATAAAATCCTGATAAAGGACAGAAGAAAAGATACTAAAAAAAGGGAGGAAGAAGCTACTGGAGAAAGGCTTTTAGATGAGCTGATCACAGAAACTGAGGTTAAGTCCATAGATGTTAAAGACCAGATTAGGATTCAGGAGCGTGAAAGCATCCGGTTACTCGTTAATTATGGGTTGAATGAAATTGAGGAGGAGTATAAAATATATAATTACCTGCTCAATGAGTTGGAGGATGTTGAGTTTGTAACTCCCGTTTACAAAGAAATATTTGAGCTCTTCAAAGAGCGTTTAGATCAGGGAGAGGTGATAGATGATCAGTATTTAATAGCCAATGGTTCTGAGGCTATTAAGAAAGAAGTGATTGATCTTGTGACCGAACGCAGAGAAATTAGTCCGAACTGGAATGATAAATATCAAATATTTATACCTGCAGAACACGATTTATTGGAGACAGTAGTTTACACACACGTGGCTCGCCTGAAATTCAGAGTCATTCAAAAGCTTATTACAGAGAATCTTGCCAAAATGAAAGTTGAAAAAGACTCCGAAGAGCAAGACAAGCTGTTTATCATTCACGACCGCCTCAAAAAATCTGAAATGGAGTTGGCCAAGGTGCTGGGTATTGTGGTTTCGAGGTGA
- a CDS encoding rhodanese-like domain-containing protein, whose amino-acid sequence MSVISATELKNRLTNGENLIIIDVREAWEYDELNIGAENIPLADLPHSLHKLDYCRNKEVIVHCKSGSRSNQAMKYLTQQGFKNVKSLQGGIEGYLG is encoded by the coding sequence ATGAGTGTAATCAGTGCAACGGAATTAAAAAACCGGTTGACAAATGGTGAAAATTTAATAATCATTGATGTAAGAGAAGCCTGGGAATATGACGAGTTGAATATTGGTGCCGAAAATATTCCTTTAGCTGATTTACCACACTCGTTACATAAACTGGATTATTGCAGAAATAAAGAGGTGATCGTTCATTGCAAGTCCGGCTCCAGAAGTAATCAGGCTATGAAGTACCTCACACAACAGGGTTTTAAAAATGTAAAAAGCCTGCAAGGTGGTATTGAGGGGTATTTGGGGTGA
- a CDS encoding Mrp/NBP35 family ATP-binding protein yields MAFKESDVLKALSTVDDPDLKKDLVTLNMIKDIEIFSDTVKFTVVLTTPACPLKELIKNNCIDAIHKHLDKSLSVEIHMTSNVTTTRNDGPILPGVKNIIAISSGKGGVGKSTVTANLAVALKNKGAKVGIIDADIYGPSIPTMFNCEGEQPEVKQVNGKNLIVPLEQYGIKLISIGFLAPADNAVVWRGPMASSALRQFIADTEWGELDYLLIDLPPGTSDIHLTLVQTVPVTGAVVVTTPQKVALADARKGLAMFKQPQINVPVLGIIENMAYFTPAELPDNKYYIFGQDGGLNLAEKHNVPLLGQIPLVQSIRESGDSGLPVVMKDDATAESFNQLAEAMARQVAIRNANMEKTKKVEMNA; encoded by the coding sequence ATGGCATTTAAGGAATCAGACGTACTAAAAGCACTATCTACAGTTGATGATCCGGATTTAAAGAAAGATCTGGTAACGCTCAACATGATCAAGGATATTGAAATTTTCAGTGATACTGTAAAATTCACTGTGGTGCTTACCACACCGGCATGTCCGCTGAAAGAATTAATAAAGAACAACTGTATAGATGCTATTCATAAGCATTTGGATAAATCATTGTCTGTGGAAATACACATGACATCGAATGTGACTACCACCCGAAACGATGGGCCAATACTTCCCGGAGTTAAAAATATTATCGCCATATCATCAGGTAAAGGTGGAGTTGGTAAATCTACGGTTACGGCCAACCTGGCTGTTGCACTTAAAAACAAAGGTGCCAAAGTAGGTATTATTGATGCAGATATTTACGGTCCTTCCATTCCTACAATGTTTAATTGTGAAGGTGAGCAGCCTGAGGTTAAACAAGTGAACGGTAAAAACCTGATCGTACCTCTTGAACAGTATGGTATCAAACTTATTTCAATTGGATTTCTTGCACCTGCAGATAATGCTGTAGTTTGGCGAGGACCAATGGCAAGTTCTGCCTTACGCCAGTTTATTGCTGATACAGAATGGGGCGAACTGGATTATTTACTGATAGACTTACCGCCCGGAACAAGTGATATTCACCTAACACTAGTGCAAACGGTGCCTGTAACCGGAGCTGTTGTAGTGACAACACCACAAAAAGTGGCTTTGGCAGATGCCAGAAAAGGATTGGCTATGTTCAAACAGCCACAGATCAATGTGCCTGTGTTGGGTATTATTGAAAATATGGCGTACTTTACTCCTGCAGAGCTACCAGACAATAAATATTACATATTTGGACAAGATGGTGGTTTGAACTTAGCGGAAAAACATAATGTCCCGTTACTGGGGCAAATACCTTTGGTTCAGAGCATTAGAGAAAGTGGTGATAGCGGGTTGCCGGTAGTAATGAAAGATGATGCAACAGCAGAATCCTTTAATCAATTGGCCGAAGCAATGGCTCGACAAGTAGCTATTAGAAACGCCAACATGGAAAAGACGAAAAAAGTGGAAATGAACGCATAA
- a CDS encoding D-alanine--D-alanine ligase family protein produces MAIKSIAIIFGGKSVEHQISINSARNIFEYIDKSKFAPIPIGISPKGDWFLKTTVDDTFEGCDPLALILSTQKPGFKNLATNEVITPDIIFPVLHGTDGEDGSIQGLLEAFELPFVGTGVLGSALSMSKLYSKKLLESANIPTSKFLTYTFSEKNTIDFDYLNATLGLPFMVKAANLGSSVGVAKVKSKDDFNKALEEAFRFDNVVLFEEYISGRELECSVMGNREPIASLPAEIVISKDYEFYTYEAKYLDPNAVELKVPADVDDVVAKQIQHLSLRAYKALGCEDFSRVDLFLKDNGEILVNEINTIPGFTNSSMFPMMWQERGISFTDLITKLIDMALTKYQEKQRVSNEYQP; encoded by the coding sequence ATGGCTATTAAATCAATCGCAATCATCTTTGGTGGGAAATCGGTAGAGCACCAAATATCTATTAATTCAGCACGCAATATTTTCGAGTACATCGATAAATCAAAATTTGCACCAATACCTATAGGAATTTCACCAAAAGGCGATTGGTTTTTAAAAACAACAGTAGATGACACATTTGAAGGTTGTGACCCGCTAGCCCTGATTTTGTCAACACAAAAACCGGGATTTAAAAACCTTGCTACCAATGAGGTAATCACTCCTGATATCATCTTTCCCGTACTTCACGGAACAGATGGTGAAGATGGTAGCATCCAGGGTTTGCTGGAGGCTTTTGAATTACCTTTTGTTGGCACAGGTGTATTGGGTTCTGCACTATCCATGAGCAAACTATATTCAAAGAAACTGCTTGAAAGTGCTAATATTCCAACAAGTAAGTTTCTCACTTACACTTTCAGTGAAAAAAATACCATTGATTTCGATTACTTGAATGCTACACTCGGTTTGCCATTTATGGTGAAGGCTGCCAACCTGGGTTCATCAGTAGGTGTGGCTAAAGTAAAATCAAAGGACGATTTTAACAAAGCACTCGAAGAAGCCTTCCGCTTTGATAATGTGGTTTTGTTTGAAGAATACATTTCCGGCAGAGAACTGGAATGTTCAGTAATGGGTAACAGAGAGCCTATAGCATCCTTACCTGCTGAAATTGTGATCAGTAAAGACTATGAGTTTTACACCTATGAAGCTAAATACCTGGACCCTAATGCCGTTGAATTAAAAGTACCTGCTGATGTGGATGATGTAGTAGCGAAACAGATACAACATCTATCATTAAGGGCTTATAAAGCGTTGGGTTGTGAAGATTTTTCCCGTGTAGACCTATTTTTAAAAGATAATGGTGAGATATTAGTAAATGAGATTAACACCATACCGGGTTTTACTAATTCAAGTATGTTCCCTATGATGTGGCAAGAACGAGGCATCTCCTTTACTGATTTGATTACCAAACTCATTGACATGGCATTAACAAAGTATCAGGAAAAGCAACGAGTGAGCAACGAATACCAACCATAA
- a CDS encoding T9SS type A sorting domain-containing protein, translated as MRYCLGFILFFTTQILFGQITYSPIVKPTKKSKNTNARTENTTINLPFWDDFSFAIDNVPSDSLWFESDGVYVGNGLGANPPSIGVASLDGVNASGQGYTGSTTGPTDALTSCFIDLSSLTVADEVFLSFYYQFGGNGENPEDSDSIRVEMLNSNEEWITVWPRGSILDRSGEFVQQLIRLDSDNFFHEAFQFKIQSFGRPVGFFDVWNIDYVYMNSDRSLNDDNYPDRTIGKPLTSILNGFTSVPAKHYRTNQNQIPEYEVTSVDNPNDERQPYDNFYSAQLITWLNNVGDTSEIAPVFRDTESVQAPNRNTESIDDFFTNINIPEDQDSIFLNVKTFINPTDNVLPPTGDYDLIFDPIDFRINDTVRNHYVLKDYYAYDDGSAELTAGLNFSGNRLAIQFPVPPTVEDTLIAIDMYFPLSITEPAGRSVDVIVWDKVDTIPGDIIYRETFTILRDAKPNKFIRYEFSNPVAVADTFFIGYRQNNEGVLGVGYDIDNNSNDKVFFNIGTLWQQKPAEDLKGSFMIRPVFGKFVPDDVTGIDDQLFKNTLIYPNPTTGVIHIEGEIDRASLYDLYGRAIETSKPSGDKITFDLSQQPAGIYLVNVIKSNQTKTFKIIKK; from the coding sequence ATGAGGTACTGCTTAGGTTTCATATTATTTTTTACCACACAAATACTTTTCGGGCAAATCACGTATTCGCCCATTGTTAAACCGACTAAGAAAAGTAAAAACACCAATGCTCGTACTGAAAACACGACCATCAACTTACCGTTTTGGGACGATTTTTCCTTTGCTATAGATAATGTACCCTCCGATAGTTTATGGTTTGAAAGTGATGGCGTGTACGTAGGAAACGGATTGGGTGCCAACCCTCCGAGTATTGGGGTAGCCAGTCTGGATGGGGTGAATGCTTCGGGTCAGGGCTATACCGGAAGCACTACCGGCCCTACAGATGCACTTACATCTTGCTTTATAGATTTAAGTTCACTCACAGTTGCCGATGAAGTTTTTCTAAGTTTCTATTACCAGTTTGGCGGAAATGGCGAAAACCCAGAAGATAGTGATTCAATAAGAGTGGAGATGCTTAATTCAAACGAAGAGTGGATTACTGTCTGGCCGAGAGGTAGTATATTGGATCGTTCGGGAGAATTTGTACAACAACTCATAAGATTGGACAGTGATAACTTTTTTCACGAAGCGTTTCAGTTCAAAATTCAGAGTTTTGGGAGACCTGTTGGCTTCTTTGATGTCTGGAATATCGATTATGTGTACATGAATAGTGACCGTAGTTTAAATGATGATAACTACCCTGATAGAACCATTGGCAAGCCACTAACGAGTATATTAAATGGATTTACTTCCGTACCTGCCAAGCACTATCGAACCAATCAAAATCAAATACCAGAATACGAGGTAACTTCAGTCGATAACCCAAATGATGAACGCCAACCTTACGATAATTTTTATTCAGCGCAGCTAATTACATGGCTTAATAATGTGGGCGATACATCTGAAATAGCACCTGTATTCAGAGATACGGAAAGTGTACAGGCTCCCAATAGAAACACTGAAAGTATTGATGACTTTTTTACGAATATTAACATCCCGGAAGATCAGGATTCCATATTTCTAAATGTAAAAACATTTATCAACCCAACTGATAATGTCCTTCCTCCTACCGGAGATTATGATTTAATATTTGATCCGATTGATTTTAGAATTAACGATACCGTCCGAAATCACTATGTTTTAAAAGATTATTATGCCTATGACGATGGTTCAGCAGAACTCACCGCAGGATTAAACTTTTCAGGAAACCGACTGGCCATTCAATTTCCCGTGCCTCCTACTGTCGAGGACACATTAATTGCCATAGACATGTACTTTCCACTTTCAATTACTGAGCCCGCTGGAAGATCGGTTGACGTGATTGTTTGGGATAAAGTGGATACCATTCCGGGTGATATTATTTACAGAGAGACATTCACCATTTTAAGAGATGCCAAGCCCAACAAATTTATTCGCTATGAATTTAGTAATCCCGTAGCTGTAGCTGATACTTTTTTTATTGGCTACCGACAAAACAATGAAGGTGTTTTGGGAGTGGGGTACGATATCGATAACAACTCCAATGATAAAGTATTTTTTAATATCGGTACGTTATGGCAACAGAAGCCAGCCGAAGATTTGAAAGGGAGTTTTATGATTCGTCCTGTATTCGGAAAGTTTGTTCCGGATGATGTCACCGGAATAGACGATCAATTATTTAAGAATACATTGATTTACCCCAATCCTACCACAGGCGTTATCCATATTGAAGGAGAAATTGATAGGGCTTCACTCTATGACCTTTATGGCAGGGCTATTGAAACCAGTAAGCCATCAGGAGATAAAATCACGTTCGACCTATCGCAGCAGCCTGCTGGTATCTACCTGGTGAACGTTATCAAATCGAATCAAACCAAAACGTTTAAAATCATCAAAAAATGA
- a CDS encoding PASTA domain-containing protein yields MKLPFNIESDTIRGFLIQLGIAIVILIGSTLYFFYGYLPAFTNHGESITVPNLEGIQMKDLEDFLLKRNLRYEVNDSSYSEKHPPLTILKQYPKPGSRVKENRKIFVSVNRVKPPTVPVPELVDRSLRNAEAVLASNELKRGQITYRPSQFLNLVLEMSSNGKVLNEGDRIDKGSTVDLVVGNGYAQSNFKTPRLTGNTFEDAQFIILGSNLGVGLVTVEGDTVGQKSIVIKQDPEEGAEIKIGDVINLWIVPESDVELNSEMEE; encoded by the coding sequence TTGAAACTACCTTTCAATATTGAATCGGATACGATAAGAGGCTTTCTCATTCAACTGGGCATTGCCATAGTTATACTCATAGGTTCTACCTTATACTTTTTTTATGGCTATTTGCCTGCTTTTACAAATCATGGTGAAAGTATTACCGTACCTAATCTGGAAGGAATTCAGATGAAAGACCTGGAGGATTTTCTGTTAAAGCGTAATTTACGTTACGAGGTGAATGATTCAAGTTATTCAGAAAAACATCCGCCACTTACAATTCTGAAGCAGTATCCAAAACCTGGATCTCGAGTAAAAGAAAATAGGAAAATATTTGTGTCGGTAAACCGAGTAAAGCCACCAACAGTACCGGTGCCTGAATTGGTTGACAGGTCATTAAGAAATGCAGAAGCAGTATTAGCTAGTAATGAATTAAAAAGAGGTCAAATTACTTATCGCCCGAGCCAGTTTTTGAATTTGGTATTAGAGATGAGCAGCAACGGCAAGGTATTAAATGAAGGCGATCGTATTGATAAAGGTTCTACCGTTGATTTAGTGGTAGGTAATGGTTACGCTCAGAGTAATTTTAAAACACCTCGATTGACAGGTAACACCTTTGAAGATGCTCAATTTATTATTTTGGGCTCGAACCTGGGTGTTGGATTAGTTACAGTGGAAGGTGATACGGTAGGTCAAAAAAGTATCGTAATCAAACAAGACCCTGAAGAAGGTGCTGAAATTAAAATTGGAGATGTAATTAACTTGTGGATAGTACCCGAAAGCGATGTGGAGTTGAATTCAGAAATGGAAGAATGA
- a CDS encoding NifU family protein, whose product METSNLVSEELVSRIDKALDSIRPYLETDGGNVKVVEITDDMTVKLELLGACGSCPMSTMTLKAGVEEAIKKAVPEIKHVEALNITLPDDPNAKLPDNMM is encoded by the coding sequence ATGGAAACATCAAATTTAGTGTCGGAGGAGTTAGTTTCAAGAATAGATAAGGCGTTGGATAGTATTCGCCCTTACTTAGAAACTGATGGTGGAAATGTTAAAGTAGTAGAAATTACTGATGACATGACTGTGAAGTTAGAATTATTAGGAGCGTGTGGCTCTTGCCCAATGTCAACCATGACGTTGAAGGCTGGTGTAGAAGAAGCTATCAAAAAGGCAGTTCCTGAAATTAAACATGTGGAAGCATTGAATATCACCTTACCGGATGATCCTAATGCCAAGCTTCCAGACAATATGATGTAA
- a CDS encoding T9SS-dependent choice-of-anchor J family protein — MIAGFFFITLLGVEAQDRCGIEMYQQMLKDKNKVSETTEHFEQWMQQRLSIRKSETNRQERTEAEVVTVPVVVHIIHKGETIGSGLNISDEQILSQIEVLNEDFRRTNADRDNTPTTFQPIAADIEINFELASRDPEGLATTGINRIDGGRDLWFLADNYELKSLSYWPAEDYLNIWVTDLGNDFLGYAQFPVSSSLEGLEEASNSRLTDGVVIDYRTFGSKLKYPPANVSTAYDRGRTTTHEVGHYFGLRHIWGDGNCNVDDFCDDTPLARTDNGGLGLCDFPGPNSCSNDSPDLPDMFQNYMDYTDDVCMNLFTSDQKDRMRVVIDNSPRRASLKNSLGTVPPVIVSNDLGIRTIVSPTISICGDSFTPILAVRNYGDNIISTYELTASIDGAEVATNTFNNSLNLLEIDTVTFEELSLANIDPGKFELTFEITSVNNTTDENGLNDLETVELSLPPLGTAPIALNFNQPPDSWFTSNLDGLRTWELVAADNGEISNQALYVEFYSYENEGAIDLFSSPVISLRDRTTAKLSFDVAYARYPGVELESLTVVMGRQCANPLTDADTIYFKQAAELSTAGNSTGNFSPASEADWRNESIDLAEYLGEESLQITFIAKNAFGNNLYIDNISVDDVENRIVSPSPVSCVSDQELIIEVVNDGIVPVSTVDIAYILDRNTELAQTFNFTSPLQPGFSENINIPLSNLAIGSHTLSVTIQLPNTAETSTLAYEFYIDESSDIVPLRKDFDDLDFSEWVVVNHDQSNTWAAASSNGREYAFMENAGYPEIGERDWLVSPTLDFSNASEITLTFDVAYSRLNNTEDGLALLLSTNCGDDFDIVLYNKVGDDLATGQFNGNPPTPSTWRTESLNLNDFRDLTEVRLAFVNTNRNGNNIYIDDVQIYTTEIFPDAEYYLFPNPSTGEYKLRFDLKERQKVKVQVVNLSGQEVYAGNLDNILNQTFDFSIVNEPAGIYLVRLEGETFSTTERIMKLN, encoded by the coding sequence TTGATCGCAGGCTTTTTTTTCATCACTCTTTTAGGCGTTGAAGCGCAAGATCGTTGCGGTATTGAAATGTATCAGCAAATGCTCAAAGACAAAAATAAGGTGAGCGAAACCACCGAGCATTTTGAGCAATGGATGCAGCAAAGGCTATCAATACGCAAGAGTGAGACTAACCGGCAAGAACGCACCGAAGCCGAAGTGGTTACAGTACCTGTAGTAGTTCACATCATACACAAAGGTGAAACTATTGGAAGTGGCTTAAATATTTCCGATGAGCAAATTTTATCACAGATAGAAGTGCTCAATGAAGATTTCCGCAGAACCAATGCCGATCGTGACAACACCCCTACCACCTTTCAGCCCATAGCAGCAGATATCGAAATAAACTTTGAATTAGCCAGTAGAGACCCCGAAGGTTTAGCAACAACAGGTATCAATCGAATCGATGGCGGCAGAGATTTATGGTTTCTGGCAGATAATTATGAATTAAAATCTTTGAGCTACTGGCCTGCCGAAGATTACTTAAATATCTGGGTTACGGATTTGGGTAATGATTTTCTTGGCTATGCCCAGTTTCCCGTTTCCTCATCGCTGGAAGGGCTGGAAGAGGCAAGTAACAGCAGGCTTACCGATGGCGTAGTCATTGATTATCGAACATTCGGATCAAAGCTTAAATATCCGCCTGCAAATGTGAGTACCGCCTATGATAGAGGAAGAACTACCACCCATGAGGTAGGTCATTATTTTGGCCTAAGGCATATCTGGGGCGATGGAAATTGTAATGTGGATGATTTCTGTGATGATACGCCACTAGCCAGAACCGATAATGGCGGCCTGGGTTTGTGTGACTTCCCCGGCCCAAACAGCTGTAGTAATGATTCTCCGGATTTGCCTGATATGTTTCAGAATTATATGGACTACACAGATGATGTCTGTATGAACCTATTCACTTCGGATCAAAAAGACAGAATGCGGGTAGTAATTGATAATAGTCCTAGAAGAGCATCCTTAAAAAATAGTTTAGGCACAGTACCTCCAGTGATAGTAAGTAATGATTTAGGGATTAGAACCATTGTATCTCCAACGATAAGCATTTGTGGTGATTCATTTACTCCAATCTTGGCAGTGCGTAATTATGGCGATAACATCATAAGCACTTATGAACTCACAGCGTCAATTGATGGTGCTGAAGTAGCTACCAATACGTTTAACAATTCTCTCAACCTATTAGAAATTGACACAGTCACATTCGAGGAGTTGAGCCTCGCTAATATTGACCCAGGAAAATTTGAGTTAACATTTGAAATTACTTCGGTGAATAATACCACTGATGAAAATGGCTTGAATGATTTAGAAACTGTTGAACTTTCTCTGCCTCCCCTTGGCACTGCACCCATTGCTTTAAATTTTAATCAACCACCCGATTCATGGTTCACTTCCAATTTAGATGGACTACGCACCTGGGAATTGGTGGCCGCTGATAATGGTGAAATAAGTAATCAGGCCTTGTATGTTGAGTTTTACAGCTATGAAAATGAAGGTGCCATAGACTTGTTTAGCTCACCTGTAATAAGCCTGCGGGATAGAACCACAGCCAAGCTTTCTTTTGATGTGGCCTATGCCCGATACCCGGGAGTTGAATTAGAATCACTCACCGTAGTGATGGGCAGACAATGCGCCAACCCATTAACCGATGCAGATACCATTTACTTTAAGCAAGCAGCGGAATTGAGCACTGCGGGCAATTCCACTGGCAATTTCTCACCTGCTTCGGAAGCAGATTGGCGCAATGAATCTATTGACTTGGCAGAATATTTAGGTGAAGAGTCTCTTCAAATCACATTTATTGCTAAAAATGCCTTTGGCAATAATTTATACATCGATAATATAAGTGTAGATGATGTAGAGAACAGAATTGTTTCACCTTCACCGGTATCTTGTGTGTCAGACCAGGAATTAATTATTGAAGTAGTTAATGATGGAATTGTTCCTGTTTCAACGGTTGATATTGCCTATATACTGGATCGTAATACAGAACTCGCTCAAACATTCAATTTTACAAGCCCGCTGCAACCTGGTTTTAGCGAAAACATCAACATCCCTCTTTCCAACTTAGCCATCGGAAGTCACACGCTGTCAGTTACTATTCAACTTCCTAATACCGCTGAAACTTCAACCTTAGCTTATGAATTTTATATTGATGAAAGTAGTGATATTGTCCCGCTAAGGAAAGACTTTGATGACCTGGACTTCTCAGAATGGGTAGTGGTTAATCATGACCAAAGCAATACATGGGCCGCGGCTTCCAGCAATGGCAGAGAGTATGCGTTTATGGAAAATGCAGGCTATCCAGAAATTGGAGAACGCGATTGGCTGGTAAGCCCGACACTTGATTTTAGCAATGCCAGTGAGATTACCCTCACTTTTGATGTTGCCTACTCACGATTGAATAACACAGAAGACGGCCTTGCCCTACTTCTATCCACCAATTGCGGTGATGATTTTGACATTGTTCTTTACAACAAGGTTGGTGATGATCTGGCAACTGGACAATTCAATGGCAACCCGCCTACTCCATCTACATGGAGAACCGAGTCGCTTAACTTAAATGATTTCAGGGACTTAACTGAAGTGCGACTCGCCTTTGTGAATACCAATAGAAACGGCAATAATATCTACATTGATGATGTACAGATTTATACAACTGAAATTTTCCCGGATGCTGAATATTACCTGTTCCCCAACCCCAGCACTGGTGAATACAAACTGCGATTCGATTTAAAAGAGAGACAAAAAGTAAAGGTGCAAGTTGTGAATTTAAGCGGTCAGGAAGTGTATGCAGGAAACTTAGACAATATACTCAATCAGACGTTTGATTTTTCAATTGTGAATGAACCTGCCGGTATTTATCTCGTTCGGCTGGAAGGCGAAACCTTTTCTACCACCGAACGCATTATGAAGCTTAATTAA